CCCACACAGCAACTAGCCGTATGGAAAAATTTCGCCAACTGTATAATCGCGCTCACCTGCAAACCGGGGAAGTCGCGATGCTCCGAGGAATTATACAACAAGTAAAATGGGCAATTAAAACCTATAAAAATGATGGAAAGTTGTAATTCATCGTTTAATATGTACGCATTGATTCCCCCAAAATAATAAATATGGCTTAAACTAAACACAAAAATACTGACTTAACTGGGGACTGGGGACTGGAGACTGGGGACTGGAGACTGGAGACTGGAGACTGGAGACTGGATTAATTTACTCTTGACTCATTACTCATTACTCATTACTCATTACTCATTACTCCTTACTCCCAATCCCCAACCCCCAATCCCTGGTCACTGAGCGGAGCCGAAGTGCAACCCCCAACCCCCAATCCCCAATCCCTAGCAGCGATGTCAGAATCAAGTGATAAACTCAACACTTTCTCCAGGCGTCAACCCCTAAATCGCCCCCAGCGTTCGCGCAAAGTCCAAAAGGCGGAACCAAAGAAAGTCAAAGTTCCCAAACAGCAGCAGCGTACACCTCAAGAAGGAGCTACGGCGACACGTGTAGTAAGAAATGGTACTAATCAAATCACGGTTAATACTGGTGTGTCTAGGTCAAGACCAGGGCTAGTAATGCCAGCAGCAGTCAAACCCATCCCCAAAGGGAAGATTCCCCCCTTCCAACCAGGGGCTGTCAAAATTAAGACAGTGCGAATGGAGAAGTCGGCGGTGCCCAAAAGTAGACAATCGCGGAAAACGCGGTTAAAGCCAATGGCTAGAACCCTCTTGTATACTCTGCGATTATTAATTGTCGGTGTTGGGATTGGGGCGATTGTCGGTACAGCGTTATCGGTATTAGACCCCGCTAGTCGTGTCACCCCAACTGCTTCTCCAGTATCGAATACAAATACTGAACAATCGCAGTCACAGCCTACACCAACAACCCCAGCGACTTCCGGCTTATATCTAACTCAGGAAATTATCCCCTTAAAAAATGCCGTGCAAAATTTGGCATCAGCCAACCAAAATCTTACAGCAGGGGTTATAATAGTAGACTTAGATACGGGAGCTTACGTTGATGTGAATAGCGCTGCTAGTTTCCCATCGGCGAGTACAATTAAGATACCGATTCTGGTGGCCTTTTTCCAAGATGTGGATGCTGGTAAAATCCGCCTCGATGAAATGCTGACCATGCAACAAGAGATGATTGCAGGCGGTTCAGGAAATATGCAATTAAAGCCAGCGGGAACCCAGTATACAGCCTTGGATGTCGCCACGAAAATGATTACAATCAGCGACAATACAGCGACAAATATGCTGATTGCCAAACTCGGCGGTATCGATGCTTTAAACCAGCGTTTTCGCAGTTGGGGGTTGACAACCACAGCCCTTCGCAATCAACTTCCAGATTTGCAAGGGACAAACACCACCAGTCCTAGGGAATTGGGAACTTTGATGGCGATGGTGCATCAGGGAAATTTGGTGAATATGCGATCGCGTGATCTGATACTAAATATTATGCGTCAAACCGAGAGAAATAATCTACTCCCCTCTGGTTTAGGCGCAGGCGCTAGCATTGCCCACAAAACCGGCGATATTGGCACAATGTTAGGAGATGCAGGTTTAGTAGATATCCCAACTGGGAAGCGCTACATCGCCGCTGTCATGGTACAACGCCCCAATAATGACCCCCGCGCCGAAAAACTCATTAGCTCAATTTCTCGTGCGGCTTATCAACAGTTTAGTCAAAATGCTGTCGTCCCCAACAGCACGACAAACACCATACCAACAACCAGTTATCAGCCATCTATGATGCCACCTGGTGTACCCAACAGTATGGGAAATCCTATTGGTTATCGGTCACCTGTGATGGCGCCTGTTCTACCCAACAACATGGGTTATCCGCCTCCAGTTATCAATCCCCAGTATTATCCTCCCAGATAAGGTTATTTGCAGGCTAATTTTTCTCACACATCCCACAGGGAAATGTTATATATAGTACCTGTTTTTGATACAACACGAAAGATCAATGATGAACTCAAACAATTTGCACAAATTAGTAGGACTTGCAAACGAACACGGGATTAATTGTCAGGTAACTCCAGATGAGTGCTTGGTTACATGCTTACCTGGATACGATGATTTCTTATTAGCTTTTACTTGGTCTGGTGCAGTTGAAGGAGAACCACAAGAACATGAATTAATAGCAATTAGTGTACAGGATATTACTCAAGAAAGGACAGTAGCAGCTTGGCAGATTCCTAGTTATTTATTTGGCAACGTTTTAAGACAAGCACAGATGCTTGTCGCTGCTCATATAGATTTTATGACATAACGAATCAACCATAGCTAAAAATTATATCTATTCTCTCTTGGTTCCAAATTCTTACCTAAGATAGTCGCAAGGGTCATATCCTTCATGGTTTTACTAAGTATTTAGTATTAAATATTAACATGAACCTTGATTTTTAATTTGCTATTGGCTATAGTTTCAAGTGTTTTTTCCAGCCAATACAGACTATTTTTTAATTTTTTAGCTCAATTTAGTCAAATTTTATTAACTAAACATTATGATACACAAGTTGAAATTAAGTGCATATCTCAAGATAGATACAATGCATTATGAAAAAGTTTACATTTATCATGAAATGTAAAGGAATTAATGAAAACACATGGCTGACATTGTTGATACTGCTGTAAACGCTGGTTCTTTCAATACCTTAGTTGCTGCAGTTAAGGCTGCTGGGCTAGTTGATACTCTCAAAGGTAGTGGACCATTTACCCTTTTTGCACCTACGGATGAAGCATTTTCTAAACTTCCAGCCGGTACCGTAGATGCTTTACTCAAGGATATTCCCAAGCTCAAGAAAATCCTGACTTATCATGTTGTTTCAGGTAAAGTGCTAGCAGCCGATGTGGTTAAGCTGAAGTCAGCTACTACGGTAGAGGGTTCAGATGTAAAAATTGACGCTTCTCATGGTGTCAAGATCAATAATGCTACTGTTGCAACACCAGATGTTGCTGCTGATAACGGTGTTATTCACATCATTGATACAGTGTTGATTCCTGCATAAGCAAGCGTTTAGATAGTATCTGTAGTTAGGGCAATGCCCTAACTACGTGTATTTCAAAAATCAAATATTAGTCCTATATCCGAAGATGATATAGCGCTTCTCATTCAGATGAGGTACAAGATTATATCGCTAGGTGTAGGGGCACGGCATTGCCGTGCCCCTACGGGTGTACCGCACTAGGCCGGGAAACGCTATATTAGGAATTATTTTAACACTTTTGATATCGCATTCCCGGTAATTGTGAAACTAAACCCATAAGTTCCAACTGTAACAAAGCACTGGAAACTGAACCAGCACCCATACCTGTTTGTTGGACAATAAAATCGAAGGGTAAGACATCAACAGCAATTACATTTAATACCTGTTGTAGTTCTGGTGACAAATCTGGCAAACTTAACTGTTGTGGTTGTGCAGTCGCCTCAATTGCATCAATTTGTGGGATTGCTCCCAGCATTTTTAACAGTTCGTCTAATTCCCTGAGAATTAACGAAGCGCCTTGGCTGAGTAATTTTAAACACCCTTGGGATGGATGGTCATCAATTCTTCCGGGGAGTGCATAGACATCACGTCCGAAATCATTCGCATAGGTAGCTGTAATTAAAGCACCAGATTTTAAGGGTGCTTCCATTACCAAGATGGCACGACTCAAGCCAGCAATAATCCGGTTACGACGGGGAAAGTGGGTGCGGTCGGGTGGGGTTTTGGTAGGATACTCACTCACGACTAAGCCAGCAGTCAAAATTTGCTGATACAAATCCCGATTTTGGTGGGGATAGATGACATCTACACCCGTTCCTAAAACGGCGATTGTTCGTCCACCTGCTTTCATGGCGGACCAGTGGCTTTCGGTGTCAATTCCCTCAGCCATCCCCGAAACAACTGTAAACCCGTTTTTGGCTAAAGCGGTGCTAATTTGCCGAGTCCAACGGATACCATATTCCGAGGGTTTCCGAGTACCAACAATGCCAACTAGGGGTTTATGTCCGAGATTCTCTTGCAGTTCCACTTCACCGCGATAGTAGATAATAGGTGGTGGACTGGGAGTTTCTAGGAGCAAGCGGGGGTAATCTCCATCCGCTGGCGTCCAGAAATGGGGGTTTTCGGCTTGGTGTTTGGTGAGTATTTGTTCTGGATGCAGACGCGATCGCTGTTGTATTACCTTTTCTAATGTCTGAAAACCAAAACCCTCCACCCTTCCCAACTCAGCCGCAGTCGCTTTCCAAGCCGTTGCCAATGTGCCAAAATGCTGTTGCAAGCGTCGCAGCAATACTGGTCCAATTCCCGAAATTTGCGACCAAGCTAGCCAATATGCACGTTCTTCTACCACTTGTCTATCCTCAGACCTGCTGAGTTGAGTATTCCCAAATTACTGTTAAAAGTGGTT
The Gloeotrichia echinulata CP02 DNA segment above includes these coding regions:
- a CDS encoding serine hydrolase, translated to MSESSDKLNTFSRRQPLNRPQRSRKVQKAEPKKVKVPKQQQRTPQEGATATRVVRNGTNQITVNTGVSRSRPGLVMPAAVKPIPKGKIPPFQPGAVKIKTVRMEKSAVPKSRQSRKTRLKPMARTLLYTLRLLIVGVGIGAIVGTALSVLDPASRVTPTASPVSNTNTEQSQSQPTPTTPATSGLYLTQEIIPLKNAVQNLASANQNLTAGVIIVDLDTGAYVDVNSAASFPSASTIKIPILVAFFQDVDAGKIRLDEMLTMQQEMIAGGSGNMQLKPAGTQYTALDVATKMITISDNTATNMLIAKLGGIDALNQRFRSWGLTTTALRNQLPDLQGTNTTSPRELGTLMAMVHQGNLVNMRSRDLILNIMRQTERNNLLPSGLGAGASIAHKTGDIGTMLGDAGLVDIPTGKRYIAAVMVQRPNNDPRAEKLISSISRAAYQQFSQNAVVPNSTTNTIPTTSYQPSMMPPGVPNSMGNPIGYRSPVMAPVLPNNMGYPPPVINPQYYPPR
- a CDS encoding fasciclin domain-containing protein, which gives rise to MADIVDTAVNAGSFNTLVAAVKAAGLVDTLKGSGPFTLFAPTDEAFSKLPAGTVDALLKDIPKLKKILTYHVVSGKVLAADVVKLKSATTVEGSDVKIDASHGVKINNATVATPDVAADNGVIHIIDTVLIPA
- the dprA gene encoding DNA-processing protein DprA; this encodes MVEERAYWLAWSQISGIGPVLLRRLQQHFGTLATAWKATAAELGRVEGFGFQTLEKVIQQRSRLHPEQILTKHQAENPHFWTPADGDYPRLLLETPSPPPIIYYRGEVELQENLGHKPLVGIVGTRKPSEYGIRWTRQISTALAKNGFTVVSGMAEGIDTESHWSAMKAGGRTIAVLGTGVDVIYPHQNRDLYQQILTAGLVVSEYPTKTPPDRTHFPRRNRIIAGLSRAILVMEAPLKSGALITATYANDFGRDVYALPGRIDDHPSQGCLKLLSQGASLILRELDELLKMLGAIPQIDAIEATAQPQQLSLPDLSPELQQVLNVIAVDVLPFDFIVQQTGMGAGSVSSALLQLELMGLVSQLPGMRYQKC